The proteins below come from a single Chryseobacterium sp. MA9 genomic window:
- a CDS encoding DUF6646 family protein — MKKLFFMVTIFFFGAIANAQAWTGKGDQKVQLGLSAWGYGTGVTGTYDYGLNKLISVGAGINGYFDNYKNNDKDNRVFVFGRLNFHLQEALNLPSKWDIYPGVDLGVLGKDFGVGAHIGARYFFTEKIGVFAEVGNNGSLGVSFNL; from the coding sequence ATGAAGAAATTGTTTTTTATGGTGACGATTTTCTTTTTTGGGGCTATAGCTAACGCTCAGGCCTGGACAGGAAAGGGAGATCAGAAAGTACAACTGGGGCTGAGTGCCTGGGGATATGGAACCGGAGTAACGGGAACTTATGACTATGGGCTCAACAAACTTATTTCAGTAGGAGCCGGGATTAATGGCTATTTTGACAATTACAAAAACAATGATAAGGATAATCGTGTTTTTGTTTTCGGGAGACTGAACTTTCATTTACAGGAAGCATTGAACCTGCCTTCAAAATGGGATATTTACCCTGGGGTAGACCTTGGAGTACTTGGAAAAGACTTCGGAGTTGGCGCTCACATCGGAGCCCGTTATTTCTTCACAGAGAAAATAGGGGTATTTGCAGAGGTGGGTAATAATGGCAGCCTTGGTGTTTCTTTCAATTTATAA
- the lysA gene encoding diaminopimelate decarboxylase, giving the protein MNSKELLKIANEFGTPVYVYDAESIKVQYEKLTSSFLKHTKFFYAAKALTNINILKYVKNLGASLDCVSINEVKLGLKAGFSKEKILFTPNCVDLAEIEEAMTFGVHINIDNISILEQFGNKYGNSYPILVRINPHIFAGGNYKISTGHIDSKFGISIHQVRHIERVMKSTNLNVEGLHMHTGSEIKDPDVFLQALEIMLELSEHFPNLKYLDMGSGFKIPYQDSEEETDVKTLGKKVEKVISEFSKSTGKKFELWFEPGKFLVGKSGYLLVKANVIKQTTATVFVGVNSGFNHLIRPMFYDSYHMIENLSNPKGAERIYTVVGNICETDTFAWDRKLNEVREGDILAFHNAGAYGFEMSSNFNSRLKPAEVLFLDGKAHLIRKRDEFEDLLRNQIEIVM; this is encoded by the coding sequence ATGAATTCAAAAGAATTATTAAAGATTGCCAATGAGTTTGGCACCCCGGTGTATGTTTATGATGCGGAATCCATCAAAGTTCAATACGAAAAACTTACATCTTCTTTCTTAAAACATACAAAGTTCTTCTATGCAGCGAAGGCGTTGACAAACATCAATATCCTTAAGTATGTCAAGAATCTGGGCGCTTCTTTGGATTGTGTATCCATTAATGAAGTAAAACTTGGATTAAAGGCAGGATTTTCAAAAGAAAAGATATTGTTTACTCCCAACTGTGTTGATCTTGCTGAAATAGAAGAAGCAATGACTTTCGGAGTTCATATAAACATTGATAACATTTCTATTCTTGAGCAGTTCGGGAATAAATACGGAAATTCGTATCCTATTTTGGTAAGAATCAACCCTCATATTTTTGCTGGGGGGAACTATAAAATTTCAACGGGGCACATTGACAGTAAATTCGGTATTTCCATTCACCAGGTTCGTCACATCGAACGAGTGATGAAAAGCACAAACCTGAATGTGGAAGGGCTTCACATGCATACAGGAAGTGAAATCAAAGATCCGGATGTATTCCTGCAGGCTTTGGAGATCATGTTGGAGCTTTCTGAGCATTTCCCGAACCTGAAATATCTGGATATGGGAAGTGGTTTCAAAATCCCTTATCAGGATAGCGAAGAAGAAACTGATGTGAAAACATTAGGTAAAAAAGTTGAAAAAGTAATTTCTGAGTTTTCAAAATCTACAGGAAAAAAATTCGAATTGTGGTTTGAACCTGGAAAATTTCTAGTTGGGAAAAGCGGATATTTATTAGTGAAAGCTAATGTGATCAAGCAGACAACAGCTACTGTTTTTGTGGGTGTGAATTCAGGATTCAATCACCTTATCCGTCCAATGTTCTACGATTCTTATCATATGATTGAGAACTTATCCAATCCAAAAGGTGCAGAAAGAATTTATACTGTGGTAGGAAACATCTGCGAAACAGATACTTTCGCTTGGGACAGAAAACTGAATGAAGTAAGAGAAGGTGATATTCTTGCTTTCCATAATGCCGGGGCCTATGGCTTTGAAATGAGCTCAAACTTCAATTCAAGATTAAAGCCTGCTGAAGTATTATTCTTAGACGGAAAAGCGCATTTGATCCGCAAAAGAGATGAATTTGAAGACCTGTTAAGAAATCAGATTGAAATAGTAATGTAA
- a CDS encoding rhodanese-like domain-containing protein, producing the protein MKIEQIYTGCLAQGAYYIVSENEAVIIDPLREVKPYLDRLEKDNVTLKYIFETHFHADFVSGHLDLSKKTGAQIVYGPTAVPEFEAIIAEDNQIFEIGKVKIKVMHTPGHTMESSTYLLIDENDVETAIFTGDTLFLGDVGRPDLAQKATNLTQEDLAGILYDSLQNKIMPLDDSITVYPAHGAGSACGKNMQKETVDILGNQKKTNYALNQPDKASFVREVLDGLTAPPKYFGMNVALNKGGYESLDVVMDKGLQPVAPEDFEALAEETGALILDTRGAADFHKGFVPNSINIGLKGDFAPWVGNLIVDVKHPLLLVTDEGTEEEVITRLSRVGFDNVVGYLKGSFEAWKNAGKETDEIKRITPAEFAEQFTEDAKVIDVRKLTEYSAEHIDNAYNKPLDTISDWARTIDDSEHFFLHCAGGYRSMIAASILNSHGIRNFTEIEGGFNGIKKTEKFPTTDFVCQSKTS; encoded by the coding sequence ATGAAAATTGAACAAATATATACGGGCTGTCTGGCTCAGGGTGCCTATTATATTGTATCAGAGAATGAAGCAGTCATTATCGATCCTTTAAGAGAAGTAAAACCTTACCTGGATCGTCTGGAAAAAGACAATGTCACTTTAAAATATATCTTTGAAACTCACTTCCATGCTGATTTTGTATCAGGGCATTTGGATTTAAGCAAGAAAACAGGTGCTCAAATTGTATACGGACCTACTGCTGTTCCGGAATTTGAAGCCATTATTGCTGAAGACAATCAGATTTTTGAGATCGGAAAAGTAAAAATAAAGGTAATGCATACTCCGGGGCATACGATGGAAAGCAGCACTTATCTTTTAATAGATGAAAATGATGTTGAAACGGCAATTTTTACAGGTGACACTCTATTTTTAGGAGATGTCGGCAGGCCGGACCTTGCACAGAAGGCAACTAATCTTACTCAGGAAGACCTTGCAGGAATTCTGTACGACAGCCTTCAGAACAAGATTATGCCATTGGATGACAGCATCACCGTTTATCCTGCTCATGGTGCAGGTTCTGCTTGCGGAAAAAATATGCAGAAGGAAACGGTAGATATTTTAGGGAACCAAAAGAAAACAAATTATGCACTTAATCAACCAGATAAAGCCTCTTTCGTCAGAGAAGTTCTTGATGGTTTAACAGCACCACCGAAATATTTCGGCATGAATGTCGCTTTAAATAAAGGCGGATATGAAAGCCTGGATGTTGTGATGGACAAAGGGCTGCAACCTGTGGCACCGGAAGATTTTGAAGCTCTGGCTGAAGAAACCGGGGCATTAATTCTGGATACAAGAGGAGCTGCGGACTTCCATAAAGGATTTGTTCCCAACTCTATCAATATAGGATTGAAGGGTGATTTTGCCCCTTGGGTAGGAAACCTTATTGTGGATGTAAAGCATCCTTTATTACTGGTAACAGATGAAGGAACTGAGGAGGAAGTAATTACCAGACTAAGCAGAGTAGGTTTTGATAATGTAGTGGGATATCTGAAAGGAAGTTTTGAAGCATGGAAAAATGCTGGTAAGGAAACTGATGAGATTAAAAGAATTACCCCTGCTGAGTTTGCTGAACAGTTTACAGAAGATGCTAAAGTAATTGATGTAAGAAAACTGACTGAATATTCTGCAGAACACATTGACAATGCTTATAATAAGCCTTTGGATACCATCAGTGACTGGGCCCGCACAATAGATGATTCGGAACATTTCTTCCTTCACTGTGCAGGCGGATACAGAAGTATGATTGCAGCAAGCATTCTTAACTCACACGGAATCAGAAATTTCACTGAAATAGAAGGTGGTTTTAACGGCATCAAAAAAACAGAAAAATTCCCGACTACTGATTTTGTATGCCAATCCAAAACATCTTAA
- a CDS encoding helicase HerA-like domain-containing protein yields MADKTQFIEELNARYTPKGEHIILGKGMLDGEVVTEVNVTIPLKTINRHGLIAGATGTGKTKTLQVFAEQLSHAGIPSLVLDIKGDFSGIAEAGQMNPIIEERYAKTQLPYNPQSFPVELMSISGGEGVKLRATVTEFGPVLLSKILELNDTQQSIMSIVFKYCDDKGLPLIDLNDLKKVLQYVTDNAQGKAELAANYGSIAPASLGTILRSIVALEQQGAAGFFGELSFDVHDLLETRDGKGVVNILRVSDIQNKPQLFSTFMLSLFAEIYMTFPEEGDSGKPKLVLFIDEAHLIFDEASKALLSQIETMVKLIRSKGVGIYFITQIPGDVPENVLSQLGLKIQHALRGFTAKDKKEITKAVENYPTTEYYNASSLIQNLGIGEAFVTALDEKGIPTPLVHTYLISPESRMDVLSESEISDLTSKSALVAKYEQPVDRESAYEMLTNRMEQAAQNPAPTQKTRPVKEEPGMFEQVLQSKAGRTFTSTLMREGAKAILGMFGLGGRRR; encoded by the coding sequence ATGGCAGACAAAACACAATTTATTGAAGAACTCAACGCTAGATACACTCCGAAAGGAGAGCATATTATATTAGGAAAAGGAATGTTGGATGGTGAAGTGGTCACAGAAGTAAACGTAACCATTCCCCTGAAAACAATTAACCGCCATGGTCTTATTGCCGGAGCTACGGGAACCGGTAAGACAAAAACATTACAGGTATTTGCTGAGCAGCTTTCTCACGCAGGAATTCCATCTCTGGTTCTTGATATTAAAGGAGATTTCTCCGGGATTGCAGAAGCAGGCCAGATGAATCCTATTATTGAAGAAAGATATGCTAAGACACAGCTTCCTTATAATCCACAAAGCTTTCCAGTAGAACTGATGAGTATTTCAGGAGGGGAAGGAGTGAAACTGAGAGCTACCGTTACAGAATTCGGTCCTGTTTTACTAAGTAAAATTCTTGAACTTAATGATACTCAGCAAAGTATCATGTCTATTGTATTCAAATACTGTGATGATAAAGGTCTTCCATTGATTGATCTTAATGATTTGAAGAAAGTATTGCAGTATGTTACAGATAATGCACAAGGAAAAGCTGAACTTGCGGCCAATTACGGATCCATTGCACCAGCATCTCTTGGAACAATTTTAAGATCTATTGTTGCTTTGGAACAGCAGGGAGCGGCAGGATTCTTCGGAGAATTAAGCTTTGATGTTCATGATTTATTAGAAACAAGAGACGGAAAAGGAGTCGTAAATATTTTAAGGGTATCAGACATTCAGAATAAACCGCAGCTTTTCTCTACGTTCATGCTTTCACTTTTTGCAGAAATTTATATGACGTTTCCTGAAGAAGGAGATAGTGGCAAACCAAAGCTTGTATTGTTTATAGATGAAGCTCACCTGATTTTTGATGAAGCTTCCAAAGCGCTTCTCTCACAGATTGAAACAATGGTAAAACTTATCCGTTCCAAAGGAGTTGGGATCTATTTTATTACTCAGATTCCAGGTGATGTCCCTGAAAATGTGCTTTCTCAATTAGGACTGAAAATACAGCATGCATTAAGAGGTTTTACTGCAAAAGATAAAAAAGAAATTACAAAAGCTGTTGAAAACTATCCTACCACAGAATATTACAATGCTTCCAGCCTGATCCAGAATTTAGGAATTGGTGAAGCATTTGTTACAGCTCTTGATGAAAAGGGAATACCTACACCATTAGTACACACTTATCTGATCTCTCCGGAATCAAGAATGGATGTTTTGAGTGAATCTGAAATCTCTGATCTGACTTCAAAATCAGCACTTGTTGCAAAATATGAGCAGCCTGTTGACAGGGAATCTGCTTATGAAATGCTAACTAACAGAATGGAACAGGCTGCACAAAATCCAGCACCTACACAAAAGACAAGACCGGTAAAAGAAGAACCCGGAATGTTTGAACAGGTATTGCAAAGTAAAGCCGGCCGTACTTTTACCTCTACGTTAATGAGAGAAGGAGCTAAAGCTATTCTCGGAATGTTTGGTCTGGGAGGCAGGAGAAGATAA
- a CDS encoding nitrilase-related carbon-nitrogen hydrolase yields the protein MKVVGLNLDIIWKNKTENFKLIENELQNVEADLFLLPEMFSTGFCMDASEVSDRNNESLEFLKKISKEKNAAFCGSAPVEQNGSFYNRMFFIKPDGETSFYDKRHLFSFSGEDKVYTPGKDRVIVEYKGIRFLLQVCYDLRFPVFARNNDDYDAVLYVANWPEKRVGAWEHLLKARAIENLSFVFGLNRIGTDGNDLFYQESSHCFFADGKEISQKQGNLVTAELNINELKDFRTHFQFLNDRDRFSIQL from the coding sequence ATGAAAGTTGTAGGGCTTAATTTAGATATCATCTGGAAAAATAAAACTGAAAATTTTAAACTCATAGAAAATGAGCTTCAGAATGTGGAAGCAGATCTGTTTCTTCTTCCTGAAATGTTTTCAACAGGCTTCTGTATGGATGCTTCCGAAGTTTCGGATAGAAATAATGAATCACTGGAGTTTTTGAAAAAGATCTCAAAAGAGAAAAATGCAGCATTCTGCGGAAGTGCGCCGGTAGAACAGAACGGAAGCTTTTATAACAGAATGTTCTTTATAAAGCCGGATGGTGAAACATCTTTTTATGATAAAAGACACTTGTTCTCCTTTTCCGGAGAAGATAAAGTGTATACACCCGGAAAAGACAGAGTAATCGTTGAGTATAAAGGAATACGCTTCCTGCTTCAGGTTTGTTATGATCTGCGTTTTCCTGTTTTTGCAAGAAATAATGATGACTATGATGCTGTTTTGTATGTGGCCAACTGGCCGGAAAAAAGGGTAGGAGCATGGGAGCATTTACTGAAGGCCCGAGCTATTGAAAATTTGTCTTTTGTATTTGGCTTAAACAGAATTGGGACAGATGGAAATGACCTGTTTTATCAGGAAAGCTCACATTGCTTTTTTGCAGACGGAAAAGAAATTTCTCAAAAACAAGGTAATCTCGTAACCGCAGAATTGAATATAAACGAATTGAAAGACTTTAGAACACATTTCCAGTTTTTGAATGACCGGGATCGTTTCTCCATTCAATTATAA
- a CDS encoding PolC-type DNA polymerase III, whose translation MYSIIDIESNGAGYRNECIIDIAIYRYDGQKITDQFISLVNPEGDITPFVQKLTSITPKMVKTAPKFHEIAKRVIEITQNTTLVGHNIDFDYRMLRQSFKRLGYDFKTNTLDTIPLAKKLIPDEVSYSLGKLVKSLGIPLTNHHRAEGDARATLELFKLLISKDTENEIIQKQHDESNAKTYINKIKELTQDLPNDKGFVYFQDEAGRIMLSDYVQDINKFSKKVFNSKSKKWEQIQKDVEQINFELTGTDIIAKLILNSKNIKKKEVLPFGLYFRNNKYVVEKNTLNKTEKPVLKFRSFTQGTKAVQFIGTQEEFKDFSALKQKIEFRKRNELWLGQGRKLGEKLFLIIENGKVVSFGFYELFTQIQTLSKLAKLKIDLPLSSADLNNELQLALLRSDFETLPLPK comes from the coding sequence ATGTATTCAATTATAGATATAGAAAGTAATGGTGCAGGTTATAGAAATGAATGCATTATCGATATCGCCATCTACAGGTATGATGGTCAGAAAATTACTGACCAGTTTATATCTCTGGTAAACCCTGAAGGTGATATTACCCCTTTTGTACAGAAACTGACCAGTATTACCCCAAAAATGGTCAAAACTGCTCCGAAATTTCATGAAATAGCCAAAAGAGTTATCGAAATAACTCAAAATACAACATTGGTAGGTCATAATATTGATTTTGATTACAGAATGCTTCGTCAGTCATTCAAAAGGCTTGGGTATGACTTCAAAACCAATACTTTAGATACAATTCCATTGGCTAAGAAACTGATTCCTGATGAAGTAAGTTATTCACTGGGAAAACTGGTGAAGTCTTTGGGGATTCCTTTAACCAATCATCACAGGGCTGAAGGTGATGCAAGAGCTACATTAGAACTTTTCAAACTTCTGATTTCAAAAGATACCGAAAACGAAATCATTCAGAAACAGCATGATGAGTCTAATGCAAAAACTTATATCAACAAGATCAAAGAACTTACTCAGGATCTTCCGAATGATAAAGGCTTTGTCTATTTTCAGGATGAAGCGGGACGGATTATGCTTTCAGATTATGTTCAGGATATCAACAAATTTTCCAAAAAAGTTTTCAATTCCAAATCAAAAAAATGGGAACAGATTCAGAAAGATGTTGAACAGATTAATTTTGAGCTTACCGGAACAGACATTATTGCCAAGCTGATTCTTAATTCAAAGAATATTAAAAAGAAAGAAGTTCTGCCTTTCGGGCTTTATTTCAGAAACAATAAATATGTAGTTGAGAAAAATACACTCAATAAAACCGAAAAACCGGTTTTAAAATTCAGATCATTTACGCAAGGGACAAAAGCTGTTCAGTTTATTGGTACTCAGGAAGAATTTAAAGATTTTTCAGCACTGAAACAGAAAATTGAATTCAGAAAAAGGAATGAGCTATGGCTGGGACAGGGAAGAAAATTGGGAGAGAAATTATTTTTAATCATCGAAAACGGGAAAGTGGTTTCTTTTGGTTTTTATGAACTGTTTACACAGATTCAGACTCTGAGTAAGCTGGCTAAGTTAAAAATTGACCTTCCGTTATCTTCTGCAGACCTGAATAATGAACTGCAGCTGGCACTTCTGCGCAGCGATTTTGAAACTCTGCCTTTGCCGAAATGA
- a CDS encoding co-chaperone YbbN, producing the protein MSQKFQEIIDSERPVLIDFFATWCQPCKVQSSVLNTVKENIGEEARIIKVDVDQYPALAAQYGVRGVPTLAIFKKGEMLWKESGVHDVNTLTNLLQQYI; encoded by the coding sequence ATGTCACAAAAATTTCAGGAAATCATTGATTCCGAAAGACCCGTACTGATCGATTTTTTCGCAACATGGTGTCAGCCTTGCAAAGTACAGTCTTCAGTATTAAATACGGTAAAGGAAAATATCGGCGAAGAGGCCAGAATCATAAAGGTAGATGTAGATCAATATCCCGCACTGGCAGCTCAATATGGAGTGCGTGGAGTACCTACACTGGCTATTTTCAAAAAAGGAGAAATGCTATGGAAAGAAAGTGGTGTTCATGATGTGAATACATTAACGAACCTCTTGCAGCAATATATTTAG
- the rseP gene encoding RIP metalloprotease RseP — protein MEIAIKLFQFILSISILVLLHELGHFLPAIWFKTRAEKFFLFFDPYFSIFSMKKINGKWQYKFLSKNLPDSEVIEVNGKKEEVPIDISKLPDNDWRKHPEQTKYGIGWLPFGGYVKIAGMVDESMDTAQMKKPAEAWEFRSKPAWQRLIIMLGGVTVNFFLAWLIYSCLSFFNGETYTDITKFGNGIEATSAGKKMGFQNGDKIISVDGKPAERLENTSINILLGDHVTVNRNGQEVTFPVNADGVADVLKQREAKLYITPRVSMVIDSLATPSSQASGLAKGDKIVGINGKKAVFFDEVSTLLSENKGKTVSVDVERNGALQTLPAVSVDKNGKLGIAIDTKSIAKDIVTNKKYSFGEAIPRGFTRTIEALTTQVKQFKIMFNSKVQGYKNVGGPIAIVKNMPVDKDADGSFKINWVAFWSFTAMFSIWLAFLNLIPIPGLDGGHVLFTLYEIIVGKPVPQKVLENAQMIGVIFLLGLMLLIFGSDIFKVFTGKL, from the coding sequence ATGGAAATAGCAATCAAACTTTTTCAGTTCATTCTGAGCATCTCTATACTTGTGCTTCTTCATGAGCTTGGGCATTTTTTACCGGCAATATGGTTCAAGACCAGAGCAGAGAAGTTTTTCCTGTTTTTTGATCCTTACTTCTCCATATTCTCCATGAAGAAAATCAACGGAAAATGGCAGTACAAATTTTTATCAAAGAACCTGCCGGATTCTGAAGTAATAGAGGTAAACGGAAAGAAGGAAGAAGTTCCTATCGATATATCAAAACTACCGGACAACGACTGGAGAAAACATCCTGAACAAACCAAATACGGAATCGGATGGCTTCCTTTCGGAGGATATGTAAAAATTGCAGGAATGGTTGACGAAAGTATGGATACCGCCCAAATGAAAAAACCGGCAGAAGCATGGGAATTCAGATCGAAACCAGCTTGGCAGAGGCTTATTATTATGCTGGGAGGGGTTACTGTTAACTTTTTCCTTGCGTGGTTAATCTACAGCTGCCTGTCTTTCTTCAACGGAGAAACGTATACGGATATTACTAAATTTGGCAACGGTATTGAAGCCACTTCAGCAGGAAAGAAAATGGGATTCCAGAATGGTGACAAAATCATCAGCGTAGACGGAAAACCTGCAGAGAGACTTGAAAACACCTCAATCAATATTCTTTTAGGAGATCATGTTACTGTAAACAGAAACGGCCAGGAAGTTACTTTCCCGGTAAATGCAGATGGTGTAGCAGATGTTCTTAAACAGAGAGAAGCAAAACTTTACATTACACCAAGAGTTTCTATGGTTATTGATTCATTGGCAACTCCTTCTTCACAGGCATCTGGTCTTGCAAAAGGAGATAAAATTGTAGGAATCAATGGTAAGAAAGCAGTATTCTTTGACGAAGTAAGTACTCTTTTAAGTGAAAACAAAGGAAAAACAGTTTCTGTAGACGTTGAAAGAAATGGTGCTTTGCAGACATTACCAGCAGTTTCTGTTGATAAAAATGGGAAGCTGGGTATCGCAATTGATACAAAAAGCATTGCAAAAGATATTGTAACGAATAAAAAATATTCTTTCGGAGAGGCCATTCCAAGAGGGTTTACAAGAACTATTGAGGCATTAACTACTCAGGTTAAGCAGTTCAAAATTATGTTCAACTCTAAAGTTCAGGGGTATAAAAATGTAGGAGGTCCTATTGCAATTGTAAAGAATATGCCTGTAGATAAAGATGCAGACGGAAGCTTTAAAATCAATTGGGTTGCTTTCTGGAGCTTTACAGCAATGTTCTCTATTTGGCTGGCATTCCTGAATCTTATTCCTATTCCGGGTCTTGATGGTGGCCACGTTTTATTTACTTTATATGAAATTATTGTAGGAAAACCAGTTCCTCAGAAAGTGTTGGAAAATGCACAGATGATCGGAGTTATCTTCCTGTTAGGATTGATGTTACTGATCTTTGGAAGCGACATCTTCAAGGTATTTACAGGGAAATTATAA